One segment of Streptomyces sp. YIM 121038 DNA contains the following:
- the dgoD gene encoding galactonate dehydratase → MKITRVETFLVPPRWLFCRVETDDGVVGWGEPVVEGRAEVVRAAVDVLAEYLLGKDPARIQDHWQVLSKGGFYRGGPVLSSAVAGLDQALWDIAGKAYGAPVHALLGGPVRERARVYAWVGGDEPSALADQVAAQVDAGFTAVKMNAAGVTSPLTTPAETAAVVERVAVAREVLGAHRDVAVDFHGRLTPASARRVLPALAPLHPLFAEEPLLPDQAHLLPGLVAASPVPLATGERLYSRADFLPALTAGIAVAQPDLSHAGGITEVLRIAALAETYGALLAPHCPLGPIALAASLQVAWVTPHFLIQEQSRGIHYNREDADLLSYVVDTEPFRFTEGHAHRTDLPGLGVEIDEAAVRAADRRGHAWRNPVWRQPDGSFAEW, encoded by the coding sequence TTGAAGATCACCCGGGTGGAAACCTTCCTCGTCCCGCCGCGCTGGCTGTTCTGCCGCGTGGAGACCGACGACGGCGTCGTCGGCTGGGGCGAACCCGTCGTCGAGGGCCGCGCCGAGGTCGTGCGCGCCGCCGTCGACGTCCTCGCCGAGTATCTGCTCGGCAAGGACCCCGCCCGCATCCAGGACCACTGGCAGGTGCTCAGCAAGGGCGGCTTCTACCGCGGCGGCCCGGTGCTCTCCAGCGCCGTCGCGGGCCTGGACCAGGCGCTGTGGGACATCGCGGGCAAGGCCTACGGGGCGCCCGTGCACGCGCTGCTCGGCGGGCCCGTGCGGGAGCGGGCGCGCGTGTACGCCTGGGTGGGCGGCGACGAGCCGAGCGCGCTCGCCGACCAGGTCGCCGCGCAGGTCGACGCGGGCTTCACGGCGGTCAAGATGAACGCGGCGGGGGTGACGTCGCCCCTCACCACCCCCGCTGAGACGGCGGCCGTCGTCGAGAGGGTCGCCGTCGCCCGCGAGGTGCTCGGCGCGCACCGCGACGTCGCCGTCGACTTCCACGGCCGCCTCACCCCCGCGAGCGCCCGCCGCGTCCTGCCCGCACTCGCCCCGCTGCACCCGCTGTTCGCCGAGGAGCCGCTCCTTCCCGACCAGGCGCACCTCCTTCCGGGCCTGGTCGCCGCCAGCCCCGTGCCCCTCGCCACCGGCGAACGGCTCTACTCCCGCGCCGACTTCCTGCCCGCGCTCACCGCGGGCATCGCCGTCGCCCAGCCCGACCTCAGCCACGCGGGCGGCATCACGGAGGTGCTGCGCATCGCCGCGCTCGCCGAGACCTACGGCGCGCTGCTCGCCCCACACTGCCCGCTCGGCCCGATCGCCCTGGCCGCGAGCCTCCAGGTCGCCTGGGTCACGCCCCACTTCCTCATCCAGGAGCAGAGCCGGGGCATCCACTACAACAGGGAGGACGCCGACCTGCTGTCGTACGTGGTGGACACCGAGCCGTTCCGCTTCACCGAAGGGCACGCGCACCGCACGGACCTGCCGGGCCTCGGCGTCGAGATCGACGAGGCCGCGGTGCGGGCCGCGGACCGGCGCGGGCACGCCTGGCGCAACCCGGTGTGGCGGCAGCCGGACGGCTCGTTCGCGGAGTGGTGA
- a CDS encoding cytochrome bc complex cytochrome b subunit: MSERTQDHGQDGRPTPPAKGERLADWADGRLGIHTLGKSQLRKVFPDHWSFMFGEICLYSFLILILTGVWLTLFFEPSGLEVEYNGPYEPLKGVLVTRAYESTVDISMEVRGGLLIRQIHHWAALVFVAGMLVHMMRVFFTGAFRKPRELNWLFGWTLLMLGLITGLTGYSLPDDLLSGTGVRFAQGAILSIPVVGTYLSFFLFGGEFPGHDIIPRLFAVHVLLLPGIMLGLVVAHLILVFYHKHTQFAGPGRSERNVIGAPFFPVYVAKAGGFFFLVFGVLALMGAVATINPVWALGPYRPDMVGTGAQPDWYLGFSEGLIRVMPSWEINAWGHTLELGVFIPFALFPLIMMAIAVYPFAEAWVTKDRREHHIADRPRNAPARTSFGVAWLSLYGVLMVGGGNDIWATHFHLSINAITWFVRIAFFVVPPLAYAVTYRVCLGLQRRDRAKVLHGRESGIIKRLPHGEYVEVHQPLSQAERYTLTAHEQPVPFEVGPLVDANGVARKVPRADRLRARLSRAMYGPGTQVPKPTAQEYRQVHSGDGHP; encoded by the coding sequence ATGAGCGAACGCACCCAGGACCACGGTCAGGACGGACGCCCCACCCCGCCCGCCAAGGGCGAGCGCCTCGCCGACTGGGCCGACGGCCGCCTCGGCATCCACACCCTCGGCAAGTCACAGCTGCGCAAGGTCTTCCCGGACCACTGGTCGTTCATGTTCGGCGAGATCTGCCTCTACAGCTTCCTGATCCTCATCCTCACCGGCGTCTGGCTGACCCTGTTCTTCGAGCCGAGCGGCCTGGAGGTCGAGTACAACGGCCCGTACGAACCGCTCAAGGGCGTCCTCGTGACCCGCGCCTACGAGTCGACCGTCGACATCAGCATGGAGGTGCGCGGCGGCCTGCTCATCCGGCAGATCCACCACTGGGCGGCGCTCGTGTTCGTCGCGGGCATGCTGGTGCACATGATGCGGGTGTTCTTCACCGGCGCCTTCCGCAAGCCGCGCGAGCTCAACTGGCTGTTCGGCTGGACCCTGCTGATGCTCGGCCTGATCACCGGCCTGACCGGCTACTCGCTCCCCGACGACCTGCTGTCCGGCACCGGCGTGCGCTTCGCGCAGGGCGCCATCCTGTCGATCCCCGTCGTGGGGACCTACCTCTCCTTCTTCCTCTTCGGCGGGGAGTTCCCGGGGCACGACATCATTCCGCGCCTGTTCGCGGTGCACGTGCTGCTGCTGCCGGGGATCATGCTGGGCCTGGTCGTGGCCCATCTGATCCTGGTCTTCTACCACAAGCACACCCAGTTCGCGGGGCCCGGCCGCAGCGAGCGGAACGTCATCGGGGCACCCTTCTTCCCCGTCTACGTCGCCAAAGCGGGCGGCTTCTTCTTCCTCGTCTTCGGCGTCCTCGCCCTCATGGGCGCGGTCGCCACCATCAACCCCGTGTGGGCGCTCGGCCCCTACCGGCCCGACATGGTCGGCACCGGAGCCCAGCCCGACTGGTACCTCGGGTTCTCCGAAGGGCTGATCCGGGTGATGCCGAGCTGGGAGATCAACGCCTGGGGGCACACGCTCGAACTGGGCGTCTTCATCCCGTTCGCGCTGTTCCCGCTGATCATGATGGCGATCGCGGTGTATCCCTTCGCGGAGGCCTGGGTCACCAAGGACCGGCGCGAGCACCACATCGCGGACCGGCCGCGCAACGCGCCCGCGCGCACCTCGTTCGGCGTCGCCTGGCTGTCGCTGTACGGGGTGCTCATGGTCGGCGGCGGCAACGACATCTGGGCGACGCACTTCCACCTGTCCATCAACGCCATCACGTGGTTCGTGCGGATCGCGTTCTTCGTCGTGCCGCCGCTCGCCTACGCCGTCACCTACCGGGTCTGTCTCGGCCTCCAGCGGCGCGACCGCGCCAAGGTGCTGCACGGCCGCGAGAGCGGCATCATCAAGCGCCTCCCGCACGGCGAGTACGTGGAGGTCCACCAGCCGCTCAGCCAGGCGGAGCGGTACACGCTCACCGCCCACGAGCAGCCCGTGCCGTTCGAGGTCGGGCCGCTCGTCGACGCGAACGGCGTGGCCCGCAAGGTCCCCCGCGCCGACCGCCTGCGGGCCCGGCTCTCCCGCGCCATGTACGGCCCCGGCACCCAGGTGCCCAAGCCGACGGCGCAGGAGTACCGCCAGGTCCACAGCGGCGACGGCCACCCCTGA